ACCTGGCGGCTGTCCTCCGACCAGTCCGGGGCCTGCCGGGCCTCCGGGCGCAGCCCCTCGATCGGCCGCAACGAATCGGGTCGCTGCAGGTCGGCCCACCACAGCGCGAAGCTGCCGGAGCGGTCGGAACTGAAGACCAGCTGGTGGCCATCGGGGGCCAGCATCGGCTGGGCGTCACGACCGCTGGAGGCAAACAGGCGCTCGCTGCCACCGGTCGCCGACATCCTGAACACGCCGAACTGGGCGCGCCGGTGCACGAAGGCGAGCATGTCGCCGCGGCGCGACACCGCCGGCCACTGCGCATCATCCAGGCCGGCATCACGCAGGGTGCGGCGTGCCACGTCCAGGTAGTACAGACGGGCTTCGCTGTCGACGCGGCGGCCGAACACGATGGTGCGGCCATCGCCTAGCCAGGCCCAGCCACGCAGCTCGGCCGATTCATTGGTCAGCTGTTCGGGCGTGCCGCCCGTAGCCGGCACGCGCCACAGATCGCCCAACTGCGGGTTGCGCACGAACACCAGCCAGCGGCCATCGGGCGAATAGCGCGGCGCATAGTCGAAATCGTCCTCGTCCACCGCGTAGTCGATCGCCCGCCACTGCCCGGTGGGCAGATCCAGCACACGGATGCCGCGATGGGCGTAGCGGCCGACCATGCTGCCGAACACCAGGCCACGGCCGTCCGGCGTCCAGTCGAAGCTCAGCAGTTCGGTGCCATCGCAGCGCGTGGCCTGGCGCAGCGCGCCGCCGGTGGCACTGGCCACCAGCACCTGGCAGCTGCCGTTGGCACCAAAGCGTGCAAAGGCAATCTCGCGGCCATCCGGTGACCAGGTCGGGAAACGATCATTGGCGCCTTCCGGCGGCGACAGCAGCTGGCGTGCCGGCGCGTTGCCCGAGGTCTGCACCTTGATCGCGTTCCCGCCCTTGCCGTCCTCGTTCGCGCCTTCATAGGCAACCTGCGAACCATCCGGCGACAACGTGGGATAGGTCTCGAATCCGGCGGTCGCGGTGATCAGGCGATACGGGCGTTCGGGGCTGCCGATCACGCGGGTGCCATCTTCCACCGCCGCATCCACCGGCGAGCTCACCGGCGACGGACGCCGCACCAGCAACACCGTCAGCACCAGCAACGCGAGCAGCATCGCCACGCCCAGCGCCAGCAGCAGGCGACGACGCCAGTAGCGCCAGCGACGGCGCGCCGCCGCATCCGCTGCCGGCTGCAGCACCGCCATGGGTTCATCAACGGCCAGCGCTTCGGGCGATGCCGCGTCCTCCGCACCTTCAGGCACGGCATCGGCCAGCAGCTGCACCGGCACCAGCAATCGATAGCCGGTCTTGGCGATGGTTTCGATGTAGGTCTGGCCGTTGTCCTGGTCGGTGCTGAACGCCTTGCGCAGCTGCGTCACGGCCTGGGTCAGCACATCATTGGTCGGCAGCGTATCCGGCCACACTTCCGCGAACAGTTCTTCGCGGGTGACCACGCGACCCGGTTGCCGCAGCAGCACGCGCAGCACGCCCAGCGCTTTCGGCGTGAGCCGGCGCGGGCGACGCGCACCCACGACGTCAACCTCGCGCGAGGACAACGTCACGGTGCAATCGCCGATCCGTATGCGGTCGGCTTCAGGCGGCTGGGTTTCGCTGGTCATGTGCTGCTAAAGGTCTGAAACGGGCCACGGAGGCAACTGCCAATCGACACGATTCCGTCCGAGGCACAGCGAGAAGCCAGATTCCGCAAAAAGCATCGGCGCATACCGCAAAAAAAACGAAGCGCGCGAATATTAGCCTATGCAGGTTACCTCGCCTATGCGTGGTGGACATCAGGCTCTCTCTCGCCGACGCATTCACATAAGCAGCAACATCATTCGCGCCCCTTTGGGCGCGAAATTTTTATCTGGGGTTCATTTTCAGAGACGCCGGATCATGGTCAATCCGACCAGTCGCGAAACCACCAGAGCGACGTACATAACACCGGAAAACTGCTCCAGCATGACCAATGCGCGTGCCTGTGGATGCAGCGGGACGACGTCGCTGAGCCCCACCCCGGACAGCAAGCTGAAGCTCAGATAAAGCAGTTCCATCCAGGTGCGCTGCGGCCCCTCTCCACTGCCCTGGAAACTGCCCGGATACCACTGCTGGCAGACCGCAAATGCGAACGCGAATCCCCACGCGAGCAACGTGAACGTAGCACCAACGGCAAACAGCTCATCGCGGGTGACCTTATGGTCCTGCAGCATGTAAGCGATCAACGCGCCTGCCGTATAGAAATACAGCAGGCTTTCCAGCAGCTGCGCCGTGGTTCCCAGCGCGGGTCGGTCCAGCAGTGCCGCGGCAATGGAGAACACCACCGACGGGATGGCCAGCAGCAGGGCCAGCCACGTTCCCAGCGGGCTGCGCTGCACCACCCACAGCGCAAGCCCCAGTACCGCCATGCCGAACACACCCAACGCGGCGCGCCCGCCTGCGGTGTCATCCAGTGCCGGATACAACATCACCGCGATCAGCTGCGCCCCCAGCAGCCAGGCCGACGGATGACGGCGGGCGATGGCCAGCCAACGGGTGGTGATGGCAACGGGCATGGCGTGCTTCCCTGTGTGGTGGCGCGAGGATAGCCGGTGCAGCGTGGATGCGTGGTGGTAGCGCCGGGCGCTACCGCTGCCACCCCGCTTCGGTATGGTCACGCACATCCTGGGTGATTTTCATCGAACAGAAGTTCGGACCGCACATCGAACAGAAGTGCGCCTGCTTGTGCGCATCCTTCGGCAGCGTCTCGTCATGGAACGCCTTGGCTTTTTCCGGATCCAGCCCGAGGTGGAACTGGTCTTCCCAGCGGAACTCGAAGCGCGCCTTGCTCAACGCGTTGTCGCGCACCTGTGCACCCGGATGGCCCTTGGCCAGGTCCGCCGCATGCGCGGCGATGCGGTAGGCCATGATGCCCTCGCGAACGTCCTGTCGGTTGGGCAGGCCCAGGTGTTCCTTCGGCGTGACGTAGCAGAGCATGGCCGTGCCGAACCAACCGATCATCGCCGCGCCGATGGCACTGGTGATGTGGTCGTAACCCGGTGCGATATCGGTGGTCAGCGGCCCCAGCGTGTAGAACGGCGCTTCACCACATTCGTGCAGCTGCTTGTCCATGTTCTCCTTGATTAGCTGCATCGGCACATGGCCGGGGCCTTCGATCATGGTCTGCACATCATGCTTCCAGGCAATCTTCGTCAGTTCGCCCAGCGTTTCCAGTTCACCGAACTGCGCCGCGTCGTTGGCATCGGCGATGCAGCCCGGGCGCAGGCCATCGCCCAGCGAGAAGGTCACGTCGTAGGCCTTCATGATTTCGCAGATGTCTTCGAAATGCGTGTAGAGGAAGTTCTCCTTGCGGTGTGCCAGGCACCACTTGGCCATGATCGAGCCGCCGCGACTGACGATGCCGGTGACACGTTTGGCGGTAAGCGGCACATAGCGCAGCAGCACGCCGGCATGGATGGTGAAGTAGTCCACGCCCTGCTCGGCCTGTTCGATCAGCGTGTCGCGGAAGATTTCCCAGGTCAGCGCTTCGGCGCGGCCGTCGACCTTCTCCAGCGCCTGGTAGATCGGCACGGTGCCGATCGCCACCGGCGAGTTGCGGATGATCCACTCGCGCGTTTCATGGATGTGCTTGCCAGTGGACAGGTCCATCACCGTGTCGCCGCCCCAGCGGATGGCCCACACCAGCTTCTCCACTTCCTCGGCGATGCCCGAGGACACCGCGCTGTTGCCGATGTTGGCGTTGATCTTGGTGAGGAAGTTGCGGCCGATGATCATCGGCTCGCTTTCCGGGTGGTTGATGTTGTTGGGCAGCACCGCGCGCCCGCGGGCGATTTCATCGCGCACGAATTCGGGGGTGATGATGCTCTGGATGGCGGCGCCGAACGACTGCCCCGGATGCTGCTGCAGCAGCGCCGCATCGCGGATCGCCTCGAGCCGCTGGTTCTCGCGGATGGCGACGAATTCCATTTCCGGCGTGATGATGCCGCGCCGTGCGTAATGCATCTGGGTGACGTTGGCACCGGCACGCGCGCGCCGTGGCAGGCTGCGCGCGGGGAAACGCACGGGGTCGAGCTTCGCATCGTGTTCGCGGTCGCGACCGAACGCCGAGCTCAGGCCATCGAGCTGTTCGGTGTCGCCCCGCTCCTCGACCCAACCGCGGCGCAGCGCCGGCAGGCCTGCGGAGAGATCGATCTGCACCTGGGGGTCGGTGTAGGGACCGGAGGTGTCATACACCGTGACCGGCGCGTTCTCGCCGCCGCCAAACAACGCGGGCGTGCGGGACAGCACGATTTCGCGCATGGGCACGCGCACATCGGGGCGCGAGCCCGGCACATGGATCTTGCGCGAACCGGCAATCGGCTGGATCACCGATTCGGAGAGTTGCTGGGCCTGCTGCTGCAGGGCGGAGAGCTGTGCGTTCATCGGGCATCGTCCAGGAAAGGTCAGGGACGAAGCGGCGGCGCACTGCGCACCGCGCCCGGACGGTCCTTGGGCGGACTCCGGGCACGGCAGCACTGCAAAGCTTCCCTACGCCGGTATGAGCCGGATCAGGTTCCAAGGGACTATCTCAACCGCGACCACCAGGCCGCGGTACCCCCGCTTCTTGCTGCGCATTAGAGCACGAAGGTGTGGGGACAGGGGTCAGAGCCCGTTGCTGGGCAACGGGATCCGACCCACCGTTAACGGAACGATGACATCCCGTTCAGTAACGTGATGCGGTGCCGCATGCGTGGCCCTCGCTGCAAGCTCTGGCTCGCTCCCCTCAATCCCTTGATCGGAGAAGCTCCTTCATGGTGTTTCGCGTTTCCATCGCACTGGTCCTGCTGCTGGTGCTGCTCGCCGGTGTCGCACCTGGCCCCTTCAACAGCGTCGTGCAGAGCATCCTCGGCGAACTCATCCGCGGCATCGGGTGGCTCTACCTGCTGGTCGTGTTCCTCGCCTTGGTCTTCCTGATGTACCTGGCGTTCGGTCGCTTCGGCAACCTGCGCATCGGCGGCGAAGATGCCGAACCCGAATTCTCGCGTGCCAGCTGGATGTCGATGCTGTTCGCCGCCGGCATGGGCATCGGCCTGGTGTTCTGGGGCGCGGCCGAACCCATCTCGCATTTCAGCAAGCCACCGGAAGGCATCGCCCCACAGAGCATGGACGCCGCGCGCGCTTCGATGCGGTACGCGTTCTTCCACTGGGGCCTGCACCCGTGGGCGATCTACGCACTGATCGGCCTGGCGATGGCCTGGTTCCAGTTCAACCGCAACGGACGTGGCCTGGTCAGTGACATGCTGCAGCCGATCATCGGCCGCCACCATCGCGGCTGGATCGGCAAGGTGGTGAACGTCGCCGCCGTCGTCGCCACCGCCATTGGCGTCGCCACCACGCTGGGCTTCGGCACCATCCAGATCGCTGCCGGCGTGCAGCGCATCTTCGGGCTGCATGCGGGCGTGCCACTGCAGCTGACCATCATCGCGGTGGCCTTCGTGCTGTACATGGCGTCCACGCTCAGTGGCGTGGACAAGGGCATCAAATGGCTGTCCAACTTCAACCTGGCGCTGGCGGCGCTGCTGCTGGCCCTGGTGCTGGTGCTCGGCCCCACCGGTGCGATCTTCAATACCTTCACCACCACGCTGGGCTCCTACCTCAACCAGCTGGTGACGATGAGCCTGCGCATGTCGCCGTTCTCGTCGAGCACGTGGGTGGCCGACTGGACGATCTTCTACTGGGCGTGGTGGATCTCCTGGGCGCCCTTCGTCGGTTCGTTCATCGCCCGCATCTCGCGCGGTCGCAGCGTGCGCGAGTTCGTGGTGGGCGTGGTGCTGGCACCGACGCTGCTGGGCTTCTTCTGGTTCTCGGTATTCGGCGGCACGGCCATCTGGTCGCAGATCTTCGGCCACGCCGATCTGGTGCAGGCGCTGGGCAATGGCTACGAGACGGTGCTGTTCACCCTGTTTGACAGCATGCCGATGCCGTTGCTGCTGTCGTGCATCGCGCTGGTGCTGCTGATGATCTTCTTCGTGACCTCGGCCGATTCGGCGGTGCTGGTGCTGGCGAGCATGTCGACCGACGAGGCGGGCGATCCGCCGCTGAAGCGCAAGCTGGCCTGGGGCGTGGGCATCGCGCTGATAGCCGGTGCGCTGCTGCTGGCCGGCGGCCTGGATGCGCTGCAGGGGATGATCACGATCGCGGCATTGCCGTTCGCGCTGTTGATGGTGCTGGTGATGGTGTCGCTGTACCGGGTACTGGATGAGGAGTACACGCGGGAGCGCCGGCAGGCGCTGCGGCAGCGGCACATGATCGATGCGTGGATTGCGCGGGAGATGGCGGCGCAGGAGGAGACGCAGGCGGAGGCGGCGCGGGCGCACGATCAGGATTAAGTGTGTTTTTGCAGGGCTTGCAGCCCTGCACCTGCTCAATGCAACTGCAACGGCCGAAGCCAGAGCGGCTCTGGGTTGCTGCTGGTTGGGCGGGGAGGGGACAGCTGGCGGGACACGCCGCAAGTACGTCCCTGTAGGCTCGGCCACGGCATCCATGCCGTGGACGGTCCCGCCAACTGTCCCCTCCCCGCCTCCGACAATTTCCCGGTGACGGCAGTAGATCCACGCCATGCGTGGATGGGGTGTATCGGAAAACAAGAAGGGGTCGGATCCGTTTTCCTGCGGAAAACGGATCCGACCTTAACTCAA
This genomic stretch from Stenotrophomonas sp. SAU14A_NAIMI4_5 harbors:
- a CDS encoding winged helix-turn-helix domain-containing protein yields the protein MTSETQPPEADRIRIGDCTVTLSSREVDVVGARRPRRLTPKALGVLRVLLRQPGRVVTREELFAEVWPDTLPTNDVLTQAVTQLRKAFSTDQDNGQTYIETIAKTGYRLLVPVQLLADAVPEGAEDAASPEALAVDEPMAVLQPAADAAARRRWRYWRRRLLLALGVAMLLALLVLTVLLVRRPSPVSSPVDAAVEDGTRVIGSPERPYRLITATAGFETYPTLSPDGSQVAYEGANEDGKGGNAIKVQTSGNAPARQLLSPPEGANDRFPTWSPDGREIAFARFGANGSCQVLVASATGGALRQATRCDGTELLSFDWTPDGRGLVFGSMVGRYAHRGIRVLDLPTGQWRAIDYAVDEDDFDYAPRYSPDGRWLVFVRNPQLGDLWRVPATGGTPEQLTNESAELRGWAWLGDGRTIVFGRRVDSEARLYYLDVARRTLRDAGLDDAQWPAVSRRGDMLAFVHRRAQFGVFRMSATGGSERLFASSGRDAQPMLAPDGHQLVFSSDRSGSFALWWADLQRPDSLRPIEGLRPEARQAPDWSEDSRQVLVVGRDDHGNAVVYEIAPRDERLQLLPVPVEQPLQVLYGANPDQLLVLERDADQHTRLSLFDRSSQPWRRLASVEGVSQARFDRSGGRVVFTRLAASGLWSIDPALDQASVQQISQDRPSRWRYRTWTVAGQGGVDYLGTSNACATTLVRLRGNHEEPERCLDAQRLSAGNGLSASADGNDLYLALAVTDGADIGVMHLPKAAPSLFPAFSKLLIFNDNGPS
- a CDS encoding ion channel; its protein translation is MPVAITTRWLAIARRHPSAWLLGAQLIAVMLYPALDDTAGGRAALGVFGMAVLGLALWVVQRSPLGTWLALLLAIPSVVFSIAAALLDRPALGTTAQLLESLLYFYTAGALIAYMLQDHKVTRDELFAVGATFTLLAWGFAFAFAVCQQWYPGSFQGSGEGPQRTWMELLYLSFSLLSGVGLSDVVPLHPQARALVMLEQFSGVMYVALVVSRLVGLTMIRRL
- the thiC gene encoding phosphomethylpyrimidine synthase ThiC, encoding MNAQLSALQQQAQQLSESVIQPIAGSRKIHVPGSRPDVRVPMREIVLSRTPALFGGGENAPVTVYDTSGPYTDPQVQIDLSAGLPALRRGWVEERGDTEQLDGLSSAFGRDREHDAKLDPVRFPARSLPRRARAGANVTQMHYARRGIITPEMEFVAIRENQRLEAIRDAALLQQHPGQSFGAAIQSIITPEFVRDEIARGRAVLPNNINHPESEPMIIGRNFLTKINANIGNSAVSSGIAEEVEKLVWAIRWGGDTVMDLSTGKHIHETREWIIRNSPVAIGTVPIYQALEKVDGRAEALTWEIFRDTLIEQAEQGVDYFTIHAGVLLRYVPLTAKRVTGIVSRGGSIMAKWCLAHRKENFLYTHFEDICEIMKAYDVTFSLGDGLRPGCIADANDAAQFGELETLGELTKIAWKHDVQTMIEGPGHVPMQLIKENMDKQLHECGEAPFYTLGPLTTDIAPGYDHITSAIGAAMIGWFGTAMLCYVTPKEHLGLPNRQDVREGIMAYRIAAHAADLAKGHPGAQVRDNALSKARFEFRWEDQFHLGLDPEKAKAFHDETLPKDAHKQAHFCSMCGPNFCSMKITQDVRDHTEAGWQR
- a CDS encoding BCCT family transporter, encoding MVFRVSIALVLLLVLLAGVAPGPFNSVVQSILGELIRGIGWLYLLVVFLALVFLMYLAFGRFGNLRIGGEDAEPEFSRASWMSMLFAAGMGIGLVFWGAAEPISHFSKPPEGIAPQSMDAARASMRYAFFHWGLHPWAIYALIGLAMAWFQFNRNGRGLVSDMLQPIIGRHHRGWIGKVVNVAAVVATAIGVATTLGFGTIQIAAGVQRIFGLHAGVPLQLTIIAVAFVLYMASTLSGVDKGIKWLSNFNLALAALLLALVLVLGPTGAIFNTFTTTLGSYLNQLVTMSLRMSPFSSSTWVADWTIFYWAWWISWAPFVGSFIARISRGRSVREFVVGVVLAPTLLGFFWFSVFGGTAIWSQIFGHADLVQALGNGYETVLFTLFDSMPMPLLLSCIALVLLMIFFVTSADSAVLVLASMSTDEAGDPPLKRKLAWGVGIALIAGALLLAGGLDALQGMITIAALPFALLMVLVMVSLYRVLDEEYTRERRQALRQRHMIDAWIAREMAAQEETQAEAARAHDQD